Genomic window (Phycisphaerae bacterium):
GAAATCTTATAGCCGAGCACCTCGTCGGCCCGGTCAAAGACCGCCTTGGCCGCTGGGTACTCCCGATAGAGATCGGCGCCCATGCCGACCTCCTGAGCGCCCTGACCGGGAAACATCAGTACCGTTGTCATGTCTCTGCATCTCCTGCACAGCCCACGTTCACGCCCGCTCGATGAGTCGGATTAACATAACCGCCCAACCGCCCCAGTTCAAGCCTTCCACCACCTTTTCAGACTAGAATCTTGGCCCAAACTTAATTTAGCATCATTAAGCATGACTGATAGTTATAATTCCTCCACAATGTTGTACTATCTCCGGTGGTGTGTGCTTTCGCCCGCGAAAACGCACACCACCGGAGGGGCGGCTCGATATAATATCGTCAGTGTCGCTGCGGCGTTGCGGCGAGAGGACCGACAGGAGCATCAGGTAGCGGCGTAACCGAGCGTCAGTTATCCCGTCCGAGACCGGGCTCCGCCCGCCTTCTCGATTTTTCCCCATTTGGACCGGGATGGGTATGCGTCCGGACGTCGCCGCTGGGCGAGGAATTGCCGTGAAGACCGTCCTTCTGCTGTTGATTTCGAACATCTTCATGACCGCCGCGTGGTACGGCCACCTGCGGTTCAAGGAGACTGCGCTGGGCAAGGTGATCCTGATCAGTTGGATGATCGCCTTCGTCGAGTACTGCTTCCAGGTGCCGGCCAACCGGATCGGCCACGGGCAGTTCTCAGCCGCCCAGCTCAAGACCATCCAGGAGGTGATCACCCTGATCGTCTTCTGCGTGTTCTCCGTCCTCTATCTCAAGGAGGGCCTCAAGTGGAACTACCTGGTCGGCTTCGCCATGATGGTGGCGGCGGTCTTCTTCGTGTTCAAAAAGTGGTGAAGCGGTGAAGACACATCACCATTGCGGCAGGCCGAGATTTGCGGTACAAGGGGGAATTGCTGAATGTTAAGGAGGCCGATTGATGTCCAGCCGACAGATTGCCGCGGAGATTGAACAGGAAAAACTGATCGCGATCATCCGGGCCGACAGCGCGGACGGATTGGTTCAGGTCGCCAAGGCCCTGGAGACCGGCGGCTGCCGGCTTATCGAGCTGACCATGACCACGCCAAACGCCCTGGAGATCCTCAAGGAGGCCTCCACGGCCCTGCCGAACTGCGTGTTCGGAGCCGGTACGGTGCTGGACGGTCCGACCGCCCGAATGGCCATCTACGCCGGGGCTCGATACATCGTCTCGCCGATCCTCGACCTGGGCATGATCGAGATGTGCCGGACCTACGACGTGGTGTCGGTGCCCGGCGCGTTCACGCCGACTGAAATGGTCACCGCCTGGCGGGCGGGAACCGAGTTCGTCAAATGGTACCCAGCCAATCCGATCGGGCCCGAGTTCATCAAACACCTCAAGGGCCCGCTACCGCAGCTCAAGGTCATCCCGACCGGGGCCATCAACCTCGACAACGCCGCGGCGTTCCTCAAAGCCGGAGCGACGGCGGTGGCGGCGGGGACGGAACTCGTGGGCAAAGGCCCCATCACCGATCAGCGGCTCAAGGATATCACCGATCGGGCCCGCCGGTTCAAAGCCCTGGTCGGTTCGGTCTAGGCTGCGACTACTGCCCGACGTGACCGCCGGTGCAGGTCATCTCCGAGACCTTGCGCAGCTTGCCGGCCAGGTAGGCCGCGATATTCTCGGCCACTGTGCCTTCCACGCCGCGGTACACGTCGATGGCCATCTGCTGAAGGGCCAGCAGCGGCCCGCCACCGATGCCCAGGGCGATCAGGCTGTCGGCGCCGTGGTCATGGATCAGGTTGACCGGACCGATGCAGCCCTCGGGGCCGTGGCCCGGATTTGGCATGCTCTCCACTTCGCCGGCCTTGCCGTCCTGAATGGTGACGAACGTGAAGAACTCGCAGCCGCCGAAATGGAACGAACTTCGCGAGTCGAGACCTTCGGCATTCATGGTGGGGATCGCGACGATCTGTCTCATCGGCTCACTCTCCTGTCGATTCCTCATAGCGTACGAAAACCGCTTCGGACTGAGCGATCGTCCTTTGACGGTTATCGACAATTCTTGATTTAAGGTGATACTGCCGATCGTCCTCGCCGCGATCGGGCCTCGGCCACGCGGTGATGGTGATCCAACTGCCCGGGGCCAGCGAACGGTGAAACTTGGTCTGCAGCAGGGCGGTGACCGCCACAACCCCGTTCTGCAGGAGCCACTGGGCCATCGCGGCATCCATCAGCGCAGCCAGAATGCCGCCGTGGGTCACGCCGGGCAGGCTCTGCAGGTCCTCGCGGACCTGAAAACGTCCGCTGATCCGCCCGTCGGCCAGCTCGAACCGAGCTCGCAGGCCGGAGGGGCTGTCCTCTCCGCATACAAAGCATCGCCTGTGCATGTGCGTCAACGACTGAGTCGTCATGATGATTCCCCTGAATACTCACGAGCGATTGGCCGGTTCGCGGTGCGACCACCCCCCTGGTTGCCTCGACCGGAAGGCCCCCCTCCCTCGCCGTTCGGCAACATGACAACCACTCCTTTCCAGAAGCCCGGGGCAAAAAAGACTTTCTTTATTGAATGATATTCGTTATCTCGGCCTTAGGCGTGCTGCGGGGCCACTTTGGCAGGAAAAAAAGGCCGGTCGGACCGAACGGTGCATCCGGGTTCAGTCGCCGCTTTTGGGCTAGAACGGCTCGACCGGCCCTAAACTGACTGATAGTGCTAAGGTTACAGAAGCCATAGGAGCTGCTGTATCGCGATTGCGGGGTCGTACAAGGGGGTAATTAGCTAATACTTAACACTATTTACGCATGGTTCGCGCAAGGATTCAACCTTTTTTGGAGAATTTCGTGCTGCAAGGGGTCGTCCGGTGCGAATGGGGAGGTCAGCCGCCACTGAGGCTGAGTGTTTTCAACTCTTATTTGGGGCGGCTCTGACCCGGTAGAGCCGTGGGGCGACGTGGAAGGCCCTGACAAAGAGCCGGGTCATGTATGCGGGGTCGGCGTAACCGCACGCCTGGGCGATCTCGGAGATGTTGAGGGTGCTGTGGAGAAGCAGGTCTTTGACCCGTTCGAGCCGCCGGGCGTTCAGGAAGTCGGTGATGCGGTCGCCGGTTTGCCGGCGAAAGAGGCTCGATAGGTAGTTGGGCGAGCATTCGACGTGGCGGGCGAGGGTCTTGACGCACAGACCCGTATCGTTGAGATGGTTGCGAATGTACTGTTTGCAGAACGCGATCTTGGGGTGTTCGATCGGGGGATTTCTCCCAGCGGCCTCGATGGCCTCGAGCAGGGCGGAAAAGGCGAGCAATGCCGCGCCCCGCGTTTGAATGGGGCCAAAGGGCCTGGGACGCGAACCGCACGCGACCGCCTCGGTCAGCAGCCCGAGCAGGCGATGCATGTCGTGCAGTTGGCAATAGACCAGGTGAGTGGAATGAAAGCGGTCGGCTTCGCTGAAGACGCCCTGATGCCACGACATGCCGTCGTAGCCGAGCATGCCGACCAGGTAGTGAAATCGGGCCTTGCCATGACTGAAATGCTCGCGGTGCGGGGTGTACGGCGGGATGATGCAGGTCTGGCCCGCGCGAAGGCGGAACCGCTGCCAGGGCAGGACGAAATCGGTGGACCCGCTCATTTGAACAAAAATCTCGGGCAGGGTGTGGAAGTGGCCGGCGGGAGCGGGAGGGTTCTCCGGAACGGCGGGGACGATCAGCGCGTGGCCCGGATTCCGGGCAAGCCGCCGGACCAGGGCCCGCACCTGGCGGCTGACCAGGGCCAGGGTGTCCGTCGTCTCCATATTGTAGAAAAATCCTGATATTCGTAGTTATTTACTGTGCCGGGACGGCCGGTTACCTGGTACTGTAGCTTAAAACGCCAGTTGAGGCCTGTCTACAGGCTACCGCGTATTGTGAGAAATGTCCAGGTTATGGAGCAGACGATGAATGCGAAGATCCGGGTGACGGTGTGGAATGAGTTTCGGCACGAAAAGAGCCAGGACGTCGTGCGGTCGATCTACCCGAAGGGGATGCACGTGACGATCGGCGAGGCCCTCAAAGCCGGCGCGGATGTCTCGGTGCGCTACGCGACGCTCGACGAGCCGGAGCACGGGCTGACCCAGGACGTCGTCGACGCCACCGACGTGCTGATCTGGTGGGGCCACTGCGCCCACGATGAGGTGGACGACCGGATCGTCAAGCGGGTCCAGAAACGGGTGCTGGAGGGCATGGGGCTGATCGTCCTGCATTCCGGGCACTTCTCCAAGATATTCAAGGCCATGCTGGGAACCAACTGCAGCCTCAAGTGGCGCGAAGCGGGAGAGAAGGAACGCCTCTGGAACATCGAGCCGGGGCATCCGATCACCGAAGGGGTCGGCGAGTACATCGAGCTGCCCAACACCGAGATGTACGGCGAGCGGTTCGACATTCCCACGCCGGACAAGCTGATCTTCGTCTCGTGGTTCGCCGGCGGCGAGGTTTTCCGCAGCGGCTGCTGCTGGGAACGCGGCCACGGGCGGATTTTCTACTTCCGGCCAGGGCACGAGTCGTACCCGATCTTCCACAACGCCGAGGTGCAGCGGGTGATCGCCAATGCGGTTCGCTGGGCCCGGCCCCGCATCTTCGCGGAGCACTCGGCGCCGTGCACCAAACCGCTCGAGCCGCTCGGTTAAGGAACGTCGCGCTCAGCGGATGGATGTCGGACCATAGGAAGAAGGAGAAGCGGCATGAAGAAGTTGCGCGCGGGCGTGATCGGACTGGGAATGGGCATGGCCCATGTGGCCGGGTATCGGGGCCACCCGGACGTGGAGGTGATCTCGATCGCCGATACCGATAAGGACCGGCTTTCGACCCGGGGCCGGGAACTGCAGATCGCCTCGCAGTACACCGACCCGCTCGAGATGCTCCGCAAGGAGAAGCTGGACGTGGTCAGCGTGGCCACGCCGAACAAGTTCCACCTGCCGCTGACCATCGCCGCCCTCAAGGCCGGCTGCCACGTCCTGTGCGAAAAGCCGATGGCGATGAACGCTGCGGAAGGCCGCCGAATGGTCGCCATGGCCGACAGGGTCAACCGCCGCCTGATGATCAACTTCAGCTACCGCTTCAACGACCAGTCCTACGCCATGAAGAAGGCGGTAGAAAGCGGCATGCTGGGCGAGGTCTACTACGCCCGGACGGTCTGGAACCGCCGGCGCGGCCTGCCGGGGTTCGGCCGATGGTTCGGTCAGAAGGCCCTCTCGGGCGGCGGGCCGCTGATCGACCTGGGCGTTCACCGGCTGGACCTGGCCCTCTGGCTGATGAACTACCCCAAGCCGCTGTGGGTCATGGGCGGGACGTACAACCCGATCGCCACGCGCCTGGCCAGAGAGCAGAACAAGGAGTACGACGTCGAGGATTTCGCCGCTGCGATGGTGCGGTTCGACAACGGGGCCACGCTGGCCCTCGAGGCGTCCTGGGCGGCCAACATCAAAGCCCCGGAAGAGATGGAGACCCGCCTGCTGGGCACCAAGGCCGGCCTGGTCCAGAAGAACGTCAACGAGGGCTATCAGTGGGAGGCCGAGATATACCTCGAACAGGACGGCTGCCAGTTCGACATGAAACTCCACCCGCCGGTGCCCCAGGCCAAAGGGGCAATGGTGCACTTCGCCGACTCCATTCTCGCCAAT
Coding sequences:
- a CDS encoding bifunctional 4-hydroxy-2-oxoglutarate aldolase/2-dehydro-3-deoxy-phosphogluconate aldolase; translated protein: MSSRQIAAEIEQEKLIAIIRADSADGLVQVAKALETGGCRLIELTMTTPNALEILKEASTALPNCVFGAGTVLDGPTARMAIYAGARYIVSPILDLGMIEMCRTYDVVSVPGAFTPTEMVTAWRAGTEFVKWYPANPIGPEFIKHLKGPLPQLKVIPTGAINLDNAAAFLKAGATAVAAGTELVGKGPITDQRLKDITDRARRFKALVGSV
- a CDS encoding helix-turn-helix transcriptional regulator, encoding METTDTLALVSRQVRALVRRLARNPGHALIVPAVPENPPAPAGHFHTLPEIFVQMSGSTDFVLPWQRFRLRAGQTCIIPPYTPHREHFSHGKARFHYLVGMLGYDGMSWHQGVFSEADRFHSTHLVYCQLHDMHRLLGLLTEAVACGSRPRPFGPIQTRGAALLAFSALLEAIEAAGRNPPIEHPKIAFCKQYIRNHLNDTGLCVKTLARHVECSPNYLSSLFRRQTGDRITDFLNARRLERVKDLLLHSTLNISEIAQACGYADPAYMTRLFVRAFHVAPRLYRVRAAPNKS
- a CDS encoding trehalose utilization protein ThuA gives rise to the protein MEQTMNAKIRVTVWNEFRHEKSQDVVRSIYPKGMHVTIGEALKAGADVSVRYATLDEPEHGLTQDVVDATDVLIWWGHCAHDEVDDRIVKRVQKRVLEGMGLIVLHSGHFSKIFKAMLGTNCSLKWREAGEKERLWNIEPGHPITEGVGEYIELPNTEMYGERFDIPTPDKLIFVSWFAGGEVFRSGCCWERGHGRIFYFRPGHESYPIFHNAEVQRVIANAVRWARPRIFAEHSAPCTKPLEPLG
- a CDS encoding DMT family protein; its protein translation is MKTVLLLLISNIFMTAAWYGHLRFKETALGKVILISWMIAFVEYCFQVPANRIGHGQFSAAQLKTIQEVITLIVFCVFSVLYLKEGLKWNYLVGFAMMVAAVFFVFKKW
- a CDS encoding hotdog fold thioesterase; amino-acid sequence: MTTQSLTHMHRRCFVCGEDSPSGLRARFELADGRISGRFQVREDLQSLPGVTHGGILAALMDAAMAQWLLQNGVVAVTALLQTKFHRSLAPGSWITITAWPRPDRGEDDRQYHLKSRIVDNRQRTIAQSEAVFVRYEESTGE
- a CDS encoding Gfo/Idh/MocA family oxidoreductase; this encodes MKKLRAGVIGLGMGMAHVAGYRGHPDVEVISIADTDKDRLSTRGRELQIASQYTDPLEMLRKEKLDVVSVATPNKFHLPLTIAALKAGCHVLCEKPMAMNAAEGRRMVAMADRVNRRLMINFSYRFNDQSYAMKKAVESGMLGEVYYARTVWNRRRGLPGFGRWFGQKALSGGGPLIDLGVHRLDLALWLMNYPKPLWVMGGTYNPIATRLAREQNKEYDVEDFAAAMVRFDNGATLALEASWAANIKAPEEMETRLLGTKAGLVQKNVNEGYQWEAEIYLEQDGCQFDMKLHPPVPQAKGAMVHFADSILANTPHIATGEEGLMVMQILDAIYASADRRAPVRILQTRVTNGKRGPKQ
- a CDS encoding dinitrogenase iron-molybdenum cofactor biosynthesis protein, which codes for MRQIVAIPTMNAEGLDSRSSFHFGGCEFFTFVTIQDGKAGEVESMPNPGHGPEGCIGPVNLIHDHGADSLIALGIGGGPLLALQQMAIDVYRGVEGTVAENIAAYLAGKLRKVSEMTCTGGHVGQ